The genomic DNA TCTCAGACAAGAAACCGGCAGACAAGGTACCAGATGGCCATGCCCCAGCTGATTACGGTACCATTCGCGGAAGATGGAGTATTCGGTTACAAAGACTGGTCCGTTTGCATCACGGAGCAGAGGGCTTCACATAAAAGGCCACGCTTTTAGAGACCAGGATTCAAACAATTTGACCAGATATAGCCTATGCACATACCTAGAGAGATTTAAGACCTGTCATTCTGAACCCAAATAGGCATGTTGAAATCATGAGCAATACTCATGGCAGCTACTCTAACTTTAATGGTAAACAAAGACATGTAAGGAGTGGAGTGGCATGCCACGCAAGGATGCCACAAGGGGTAAACCGTATCAGGGTCGGAATTGGAGAAAGAATTCATTCAAGTCGCTGTCAACTGTCGTCTGAGCGAGGCATGCCACTGACGGATCGTGTCGGCGAAGTTCAGCGGCACATCTACCTTTTCTGCACATAAAGCTGTATGCCAGAATCATGAATTGAAGTTGATGTCGCGAGTACAGCAGAGCTATTTGTTCAAGCTAATGCAAGGTAGCAGCGCAATTACGCGGTACGCCCTTGCCCACACACCATTCCAAGATCTCAGTCCGCCTCTGCAGCTCGTACGCAGGCGTTCAAGATGCCAGCAATCGGCATTCTCGGCGGGGAAGGAGAATCCCCCCAACCCCATGCTTCCCTAAGCTGTGCCTGTCTAGTAATTGTCAGCCTATGGGATGTCAGTAGGCCAAGCAAGATGACTGCCTTACATTGCCCGTGTTGGCCATCCTAGCCGTCTATCGGTCTTGACGAGGATTCTGTAGAGCTCCTCCTGTTCTTCCCGATCCGTAAATCGGCCTCCTGCCATTGCTATAGCCAGGCACGCATTGCTGGCGAGGCAAAAGTCAGGTCCGGGCTTTGTAATCGATCTGATGAGTAATGGACCAGGGCACTTACACATAAGCTGGAGCCGTCCGTTCGTTGGCCTGTAAGTGAGAAGAAGTACAGTCAGGTTGGGTTCCTTGGAAACAAATTAACAGGACTAGTAGCTTACCTCTGCAAGACCACAAACTGTTCGAACGGCTAGCTTTAGTTCCCCTTCCATCGCCCTGAAGGGAGCGCCGAATCTTGGGGCCTTCGGGTTGTGGACAATTAACAGCATCCGAGACAGGTGGTAGTTCTGCAAgccggtgacgacggcgtcagTGATGTACTGTTCTTCCGGAAGGAACTTGGTCTCCGGATTTGTCCACATTGCCTCGAAATACCACGGCTTCCCCTTCCACCAAGCATCAAGGTCGTCCTTGAGCCGCATGTAGCTTCTTCTGTGATGACTCTCTCGGCCATAGCAGTGAGTGAGGCATGTGGCACAGATGGCAATGACTCGGTTGGCATAGGAGCAATCCACGGCGTTCTCGTCCCGTTCGCCCAGTTCCAGTAGCTTTCTGATGCTGGGGAAGAAGTTGGGGTGGACGGCTCGGTTGTGCACAAAGGCCATGTATATCTCCTGCCTCAGTGCAAGCCAAAACGCAGAGAGTCGCAAGCTGCTGAATTCAGCAGCATTCTCCTGGGCGGCCAACAGGATCCGCGTGCCCATCAGATGCGACTCGAGGTTCATAGATCCAGGGTCGACTTCTTCGGTAAAGCGGAGGATGACGACCGCCGCCAGGAGGTTGTCGTCGACTACagcggtcgaggacgacagTGCCGGTATGAGCGATCGGAGGCATCTTTGGTGGTATCGATCTGCAATGACTCCATCAACGCCCATTGTCCTGCTCAGCCGCTTTGCAGATGCAGCGAACATCGCGTTCAGTAACGTGGGACAGTAGACCGCCCTCTTCGGAACAACTTTGGC from Colletotrichum higginsianum IMI 349063 chromosome 3, whole genome shotgun sequence includes the following:
- a CDS encoding Arca-like protein encodes the protein MAGGRFTDREEQEELYRILVKTDRRLGWPTRAIQAQLREAWGWGDSPSPPRMPIAGILNACVRAAEAD
- a CDS encoding Arca-like protein, with protein sequence MEHPAQALTLAPQSHPQLEDTFTPDDRTYVETPLWPLRDRQEAFLYKYFVESLAPLFDMCDSDKHFAKVVPKRAVYCPTLLNAMFAASAKRLSRTMGVDGVIADRYHQRCLRSLIPALSSSTAVVDDNLLAAVVILRFTEEVDPGSMNLESHLMGTRILLAAQENAAEFSSLRLSAFWLALRQEIYMAFVHNRAVHPNFFPSIRKLLELGERDENAVDCSYANRVIAICATCLTHCYGRESHHRRSYMRLKDDLDAWWKGKPWYFEAMWTNPETKFLPEEQYITDAVVTGLQNYHLSRMLLIVHNPKAPRFGAPFRAMEGELKLAVRTVCGLAEVSY